A portion of the Stigmatella aurantiaca DW4/3-1 genome contains these proteins:
- a CDS encoding alpha/beta fold hydrolase: MVATRDIQLNDGRVVRAYDTGADAANAVTVLWHHGSPQTGALLEPLITAAAERGIRLFSYGRPSYGGSSPLPGRNVASAAADVAQIADAFGIARFAVMGASGGGPHALACAALLPERVTSAVCLAGIAPFTQDFDWFAGMTSEEGLRAAFKGRDARARYAEVAEFDVDSFIPADLEALAGGWSSLGADVGRANDAGPEGLIDDDVAFASPWGFDLADITAPVLLVQGGRDRIVPASHAKWLSRTCRRSELWLRPDDGHISILNACPDAMDWLLASAGPR; the protein is encoded by the coding sequence GCGGTCACGGTGCTGTGGCACCATGGTTCGCCCCAGACGGGGGCTCTTCTCGAGCCGCTCATCACGGCCGCCGCCGAACGCGGCATTCGCCTGTTTTCCTATGGTCGGCCCAGCTACGGCGGATCCAGCCCCTTGCCAGGGCGGAATGTCGCATCCGCCGCGGCCGATGTGGCGCAGATTGCCGACGCGTTCGGCATTGCCCGGTTCGCGGTGATGGGTGCATCCGGCGGCGGTCCACATGCCCTTGCGTGTGCCGCGCTGCTTCCTGAGCGTGTCACCAGCGCGGTCTGCCTCGCGGGGATCGCGCCCTTCACCCAGGATTTCGATTGGTTCGCGGGCATGACCTCCGAGGAAGGATTGCGGGCGGCATTCAAGGGCCGAGATGCCCGTGCACGCTACGCGGAGGTCGCGGAATTCGATGTCGACAGCTTCATTCCGGCGGACCTGGAGGCGCTGGCGGGCGGGTGGTCATCCCTGGGCGCGGATGTTGGCAGGGCCAATGATGCCGGTCCAGAGGGTTTGATCGATGATGACGTCGCCTTTGCCTCCCCGTGGGGCTTCGATCTCGCAGACATCACCGCGCCCGTCTTGTTGGTGCAGGGCGGCCGGGATCGGATCGTTCCGGCGTCACATGCGAAATGGTTGTCGCGCACATGCCGCCGGTCAGAATTGTGGCTGCGGCCCGATGACGGCCACATCTCGATCTTGAACGCCTGCCCAGACGCGATGGATTGGCTCCTCGCGAGCGCCGGGCCGCGCTAA
- a CDS encoding FadR/GntR family transcriptional regulator, protein MEWVGLVGRVEQDLERMISQGLLPQDGFLPSENSLAKHYGLSRSTVREALKRLAARALIEQHPGRRSRAIPLEGAVTLENLGVVLEGPGAAQPERRKLLEGFLALKRETAVELLAACCQQASARDLDTLAGLCFELAEEARWGDNPGRWAELEFALLRQAARAVDRPGQALLLQSLERSYRGMARWLRPHLNEQATRQWALCALHALAAKDAQPLRQELPALLQASDGHLLAGLPSPQEPRGSSRPSLCADTAPSHHPLEHEDATERLSEANGPNQSACPTGLRQRPPTGGSPPEAPSCDSRPPPVDGAPGTDVPQGQEGSRRVPPGLQERPSQAPVGGDSGVRPLSREGGHLLLYGTAEGEQGGVCTAEEAGPVTGHRVPEEGQGGAGAAGARGRSSPC, encoded by the coding sequence ATGGAATGGGTGGGGCTCGTCGGGCGAGTGGAGCAAGACCTGGAGCGGATGATTTCGCAAGGCCTGCTGCCCCAGGACGGCTTTCTTCCCTCGGAAAACTCGCTGGCCAAGCACTACGGACTTTCACGGAGCACCGTCCGTGAAGCGCTGAAGCGCCTGGCCGCCAGAGCGTTGATTGAGCAGCACCCGGGCCGCCGCAGCCGAGCCATTCCCTTGGAGGGGGCGGTGACCCTGGAGAACCTGGGAGTGGTGCTGGAGGGCCCGGGTGCCGCTCAACCGGAGAGACGGAAGCTGCTGGAAGGGTTTCTGGCCCTCAAGCGAGAGACGGCAGTGGAACTGCTGGCGGCGTGTTGCCAGCAGGCCTCTGCCAGGGACTTGGACACGCTGGCAGGCCTGTGCTTCGAGTTGGCGGAGGAGGCCCGCTGGGGCGACAACCCCGGCAGGTGGGCGGAGCTGGAGTTCGCGTTGCTGAGGCAGGCGGCCCGCGCGGTGGACCGTCCTGGACAGGCGCTGCTGCTGCAGTCGCTGGAGCGCTCGTACCGAGGAATGGCCCGGTGGCTGAGGCCGCACCTGAATGAGCAGGCCACTCGGCAGTGGGCGCTCTGTGCGCTGCACGCCCTGGCAGCCAAGGATGCGCAGCCCCTGCGCCAGGAACTGCCCGCCTTGCTCCAGGCCAGCGATGGGCACCTGCTCGCAGGCCTCCCATCCCCGCAGGAACCAAGGGGGTCGTCACGGCCCTCACTCTGCGCAGACACAGCCCCCTCTCACCACCCCCTGGAGCATGAGGACGCCACGGAGAGGCTGTCGGAGGCGAACGGTCCCAACCAGTCTGCTTGTCCTACAGGTTTGCGCCAACGGCCGCCCACGGGCGGCTCTCCACCCGAGGCCCCCTCCTGTGACTCGCGCCCCCCTCCGGTAGACGGGGCGCCCGGCACGGATGTGCCTCAGGGCCAGGAAGGGTCGCGAAGGGTTCCGCCTGGCCTCCAGGAGAGACCGTCCCAGGCGCCGGTTGGCGGTGACTCTGGGGTTAGACCCCTGAGCAGAGAGGGCGGACACCTCCTCTTGTATGGAACAGCGGAGGGTGAACAAGGTGGAGTGTGCACGGCTGAGGAAGCGGGGCCGGTGACCGGCCATCGAGTGCCTGAAGAGGGGCAGGGTGGAGCGGGTGCTGCTGGCGCGCGAGGTCGCTCTTCTCCCTGCTGA
- a CDS encoding 23S rRNA (pseudouridine(1915)-N(3))-methyltransferase RlmH, translated as MKVRLLSIGKDRSGLFEPGVQEYASRLEHYTRFELVELPEASGRKLKPGDAKAAEAEAILARRKPQDWLVAMDERGKSLDSVELSRYLAKAQTGAKDLLFVIGGDEGLAEPVREAAHLTLSLSRMTLPHRLARLVLIEQLYRAFTLLKGEPYHK; from the coding sequence CTGAAAGTCCGGCTGCTCTCCATCGGCAAGGACCGGTCGGGCCTCTTCGAGCCCGGCGTCCAGGAGTACGCCTCCCGGCTGGAGCACTACACCCGGTTCGAGCTGGTGGAGCTGCCCGAGGCGAGCGGCCGGAAACTCAAGCCGGGCGATGCGAAGGCCGCCGAGGCCGAGGCCATTCTCGCCCGGCGCAAGCCCCAGGACTGGCTGGTGGCGATGGACGAGCGAGGCAAGTCCCTGGATTCGGTGGAGCTCAGCCGCTACCTCGCCAAGGCCCAAACGGGCGCGAAGGATCTGCTCTTCGTCATCGGTGGGGACGAAGGGCTGGCAGAGCCGGTGCGCGAGGCGGCGCACCTAACGCTCTCCCTGTCCCGGATGACGCTGCCGCATCGGCTCGCGCGGCTGGTGCTCATCGAGCAGCTCTACCGCGCCTTCACCCTGCTCAAGGGTGAGCCCTACCACAAATAG
- the rsfS gene encoding ribosome silencing factor, with protein sequence MAIKKKTPTKAKSGGKAPAARKKTAVKKPAARKKGALPKTIRKKAPFKGADAKADAPAENPRAKALAHKAAKLLADKKATDVLVLDVRGKTSYADYIVLASGESDRQVSAMAENVHLKLKEEDSLRPTGTEGTETGQWVLLDYSEVVVHLFLGEVRAFYDLEGLWADAPREKLT encoded by the coding sequence ATGGCAATAAAGAAGAAGACTCCCACGAAGGCGAAGAGTGGCGGCAAGGCGCCCGCCGCTCGCAAGAAGACGGCGGTCAAGAAGCCCGCCGCTCGCAAGAAGGGCGCACTGCCGAAGACGATTCGCAAGAAGGCCCCGTTCAAGGGCGCGGATGCCAAGGCGGACGCCCCCGCGGAAAACCCCCGGGCCAAGGCGCTGGCGCACAAGGCGGCCAAGCTGCTGGCGGACAAGAAGGCCACGGACGTGCTCGTGCTCGACGTGCGCGGCAAGACGTCCTACGCGGACTACATCGTGCTGGCCTCCGGCGAGAGCGACCGCCAGGTGAGCGCCATGGCCGAGAACGTCCACCTCAAGCTCAAGGAAGAGGACAGCCTGCGCCCCACGGGCACCGAAGGCACGGAGACGGGCCAATGGGTGCTCCTCGACTACAGCGAGGTGGTGGTGCACCTGTTCCTGGGGGAAGTGCGCGCCTTTTATGACCTCGAGGGCCTCTGGGCAGACGCGCCGCGGGAGAAGCTGACCTGA
- a CDS encoding glutamate-5-semialdehyde dehydrogenase, with translation MTVAKQDVRLLAERARAASRVLANVTTGQKDEALRSMARHLRAAAPDILSASAEDVAAARGAGKNAAFLDRLLLDAPRLEAMARAVESLAGLKDPVGEVTESWSRPNGLQVRKVRLPLGVVLMIYEARPNVTSDAAALCLKSGNAALLRGGSEAARTNQAIARALSRGLGEAGLPEHAIQQVPAGERESLLELLKLEGLIDLCIPRGGEGLIRFVAENARIPVVKHYQGVCHVYAHAAADLEMASRITLNAKASRPGVCNAAECLLVDRAIAEQFLPEVGRKLVDQRVELRGCPTTVAVLTRAGVPVKPAAEEDYGREFLDLILAIRVVKDEDAALAHIARYGSEHTEAIVTQDEQVAARFTREVLASAVIWNASTRFNDGGELGLGAEIGISTSRLHAFGPMGLRELTSQKYVVHGQGQVR, from the coding sequence ATGACGGTTGCCAAGCAAGACGTGCGCCTTCTCGCGGAGAGGGCCCGGGCCGCCTCCCGCGTGCTCGCCAACGTGACCACCGGCCAGAAGGACGAAGCCCTGCGGAGCATGGCCCGCCACCTGCGCGCGGCCGCCCCGGACATCCTCTCCGCCAGCGCCGAGGACGTGGCCGCGGCCCGAGGGGCCGGTAAAAACGCCGCCTTCCTCGACCGGCTCCTCCTGGATGCCCCTCGCCTGGAGGCCATGGCCCGCGCCGTGGAGTCCCTGGCCGGGCTGAAAGACCCCGTGGGAGAAGTCACGGAGTCCTGGAGCCGCCCCAACGGCCTCCAGGTGCGCAAGGTCCGCCTGCCGCTGGGGGTGGTGCTGATGATCTACGAGGCACGTCCCAACGTGACGAGCGACGCGGCCGCCCTGTGCCTCAAGAGCGGCAACGCGGCGCTGCTCCGGGGGGGCAGCGAGGCGGCCCGCACCAACCAGGCCATCGCCCGGGCCCTCTCGCGGGGGTTGGGGGAGGCGGGGCTGCCCGAGCACGCCATCCAGCAGGTCCCCGCCGGGGAGCGGGAATCGCTGCTGGAGCTGCTGAAGCTGGAGGGGCTCATCGACCTGTGCATCCCTCGCGGCGGGGAAGGGCTCATCCGCTTCGTGGCAGAGAACGCGCGCATCCCGGTGGTGAAACACTACCAGGGCGTCTGCCACGTCTACGCGCACGCGGCGGCGGACCTGGAGATGGCCTCGCGCATCACCCTCAACGCCAAGGCGAGCCGCCCGGGGGTCTGCAACGCGGCCGAATGCCTGCTGGTCGACCGGGCCATCGCCGAGCAATTCCTGCCCGAGGTGGGGCGAAAGCTGGTGGACCAACGGGTGGAACTGCGTGGATGCCCGACGACGGTGGCGGTGCTCACGCGAGCCGGGGTCCCGGTCAAGCCCGCGGCCGAGGAGGACTACGGCCGGGAGTTCCTGGATCTCATCCTGGCCATACGGGTCGTGAAGGATGAGGACGCGGCGCTCGCCCATATCGCCCGCTATGGCAGCGAACACACCGAGGCCATCGTCACCCAGGACGAACAGGTGGCCGCCCGCTTCACCCGGGAGGTGCTGGCCAGCGCGGTCATCTGGAACGCCTCCACCCGCTTCAACGACGGGGGGGAGTTGGGGCTGGGGGCGGAGATCGGCATCTCCACCAGCCGTCTGCACGCCTTTGGACCGATGGGGCTTCGAGAGTTGACGAGCCAGAAGTACGTCGTCCACGGGCAGGGGCAGGTGCGCTAG
- a CDS encoding tetratricopeptide repeat protein gives MPLLYHPCMSDARLAQFQQMVAEFPESPMGHFSLGKLYLERRQYAEAVKCLEAATRLDPTYAAALVSLGDAHAGAGQVAPAREALLRARQVALDQKHPSLAEEIDERLAELA, from the coding sequence ATGCCTCTCCTCTATCACCCCTGCATGAGCGATGCCCGGTTGGCGCAGTTTCAGCAGATGGTGGCCGAGTTTCCGGAGTCCCCCATGGGGCACTTCTCTCTCGGCAAGCTGTACCTGGAACGCCGTCAGTATGCCGAGGCGGTGAAGTGTCTGGAGGCCGCCACCCGGCTGGATCCCACCTATGCGGCGGCCTTGGTTTCGCTGGGGGATGCCCACGCAGGGGCGGGGCAGGTGGCCCCAGCGCGCGAGGCGCTCCTGCGCGCCCGTCAGGTGGCGCTGGACCAGAAGCACCCCAGCCTCGCCGAGGAGATCGACGAGCGCCTCGCGGAGCTGGCGTAG